In the Diprion similis isolate iyDipSimi1 chromosome 2, iyDipSimi1.1, whole genome shotgun sequence genome, one interval contains:
- the LOC124413700 gene encoding facilitated trehalose transporter Tret1-2 homolog isoform X1 gives MSLHHQYYVTAVPADHTRNGYKMPRASVVHVTTSMRKPRNMAQIWATLAVSMGSFAAGLAKGYTSPAIASLLQEEHHNQTWPGFTVTKQQASWVASLSMLGAFFGAIIGGWILKRGRRLALLVTSLPLTASWVLTVVAPTVKLIYTTSFIGGLCCSIIMMVTQVYISEISTPGIRGCLSAVLKVVGHVGMLLTYIAGAYLNWRQSAMLVAVAPLMLFISALFIPETPSYLVLNGRDDEAARSLQWLRGPHVDISYELQIIKTNVSAARATQYGLTLSRSIRTPRLYKPIAITCGLMFFQRFSGANSFTYYAVTIFRQTLVGMNPHWAAIAIGIVQLLASLLSGFLIDIVGRLPLLIASTVFMSLALAGFGSFAYYDKTRLSHLEQVEVVPAGQYDWIPLLCVLVFTTALALGISPISWLLIGELFPLEYRGLGSSLSTSFSYACAFLGVKLFVDFQEDLGLHGAFWLYSAMAVCGLCFVVCCVPETKGKQLDEMNPDYAQAR, from the exons ATATGGGCAACGCTAGCCGTTTCCATGGGTTCGTTCGCTGCTGGGTTAGCAAAAGGTTACACCTCACCGGCGATAGCTTCTCTTCTCCAAGAGGAGCATCACAACCAAACATG GCCCGGTTTCACCGTGACGAAACAACAGGCTTCATGGGTGGCTTCGCTTTCGATGTTGGGCGCTTTTTTCGGCGCCATTATCGGTGGGTGGATACTGAAACGAGGAAGACGCCTTGCTTTGCTGGTAACGTCTTTGCCGCTGACAGCAAGTTGGGTCCTGACAGTGGTAGCACCGACGGTCAAGTTGATATACACTACCAGCTTCATCGGGGGCCTGTGCTGCTCTATCATCATGATGGTGACACAG GTCTACATATCAGAAATTTCTACCCCGGGAATCCGAGGCTGTCTTTCGGCGGTGTTGAAGGTTGTCGGTCACGTCGGAATGTTACTGACTTACATCGCAGGGGCGTATTTGAACTGGAGACAGAGCGCAATGCTGGTGGCAGTGGCACCCCTGATGCTGTTCATCTCGGCTCTCTTCATCCCGGAAACACCATCCTACCTGGTGTTGAACGGCAGGGATGACGAGGCGGCCAGAAGCCTGCAATGGTTGCGAGGACCGCACGTCGACATCAGCTACGAGTTGCAG ATCATAAAAACGAACGTTTCGGCAGCGAGAGCAACGCAGTATGGCCTCACTCTCAGCAGGAGCATACGGACACCACGTCTCTACAAACCCATCGCCATAACCTGTGGCCTGATGTTCTTCCAACGGTTTTCTGGAGCCAATTCGTTCACCTACTACGCGGTGACAATATTCCGCCAAACACTCGTTGGCATGAACCCACACTGGGCAGCAATCGCCATAGGAATTGTCCAGCTACTCGCGTCGTTGCTTTCAG GTTTCCTCATCGACATAGTCGGCAGGTTGCCGTTGCTGATAGCGAGCACGGTGTTCATGTCGTTGGCGCTGGCCGGTTTTGGAAGCTTCGCGTACTACGACAAGACACGACTATCCCACTTGGAGCAGGTCGAGGTGGTGCCCGCGGGACAGTACGACTGGATACCACTGCTCTGCGTCCTCGTCTTCACGACGGCCCTGGCTTTGGGCATCTCGCCAATATCTTGGCTATTGATTGGGGAGCTATTCCCCCTCGAGTATCGAGGTCTGGGCTCCAGCCTGAGTACGAGTTTCAGCTACGCTTGTGCCTTCCTCGGAGTCAAGCTGTTCGTTGATTTCCAAGag GACCTCGGACTTCACGGTGCGTTTTGGCTCTATTCAGCAATGGCGGTTTGCGGTTTATGCTTCGTCGTATGCTGCGTGCCCGAGACGAAGGGCAAGCAGCTGGACGAGATGAATCCAGACTACGCTCAAGCCCGGTAG
- the LOC124413700 gene encoding facilitated trehalose transporter Tret1-2 homolog isoform X2: MCFHVTAVPADHTRNGYKMPRASVVHVTTSMRKPRNMAQIWATLAVSMGSFAAGLAKGYTSPAIASLLQEEHHNQTWPGFTVTKQQASWVASLSMLGAFFGAIIGGWILKRGRRLALLVTSLPLTASWVLTVVAPTVKLIYTTSFIGGLCCSIIMMVTQVYISEISTPGIRGCLSAVLKVVGHVGMLLTYIAGAYLNWRQSAMLVAVAPLMLFISALFIPETPSYLVLNGRDDEAARSLQWLRGPHVDISYELQIIKTNVSAARATQYGLTLSRSIRTPRLYKPIAITCGLMFFQRFSGANSFTYYAVTIFRQTLVGMNPHWAAIAIGIVQLLASLLSGFLIDIVGRLPLLIASTVFMSLALAGFGSFAYYDKTRLSHLEQVEVVPAGQYDWIPLLCVLVFTTALALGISPISWLLIGELFPLEYRGLGSSLSTSFSYACAFLGVKLFVDFQEDLGLHGAFWLYSAMAVCGLCFVVCCVPETKGKQLDEMNPDYAQAR, translated from the exons ATATGGGCAACGCTAGCCGTTTCCATGGGTTCGTTCGCTGCTGGGTTAGCAAAAGGTTACACCTCACCGGCGATAGCTTCTCTTCTCCAAGAGGAGCATCACAACCAAACATG GCCCGGTTTCACCGTGACGAAACAACAGGCTTCATGGGTGGCTTCGCTTTCGATGTTGGGCGCTTTTTTCGGCGCCATTATCGGTGGGTGGATACTGAAACGAGGAAGACGCCTTGCTTTGCTGGTAACGTCTTTGCCGCTGACAGCAAGTTGGGTCCTGACAGTGGTAGCACCGACGGTCAAGTTGATATACACTACCAGCTTCATCGGGGGCCTGTGCTGCTCTATCATCATGATGGTGACACAG GTCTACATATCAGAAATTTCTACCCCGGGAATCCGAGGCTGTCTTTCGGCGGTGTTGAAGGTTGTCGGTCACGTCGGAATGTTACTGACTTACATCGCAGGGGCGTATTTGAACTGGAGACAGAGCGCAATGCTGGTGGCAGTGGCACCCCTGATGCTGTTCATCTCGGCTCTCTTCATCCCGGAAACACCATCCTACCTGGTGTTGAACGGCAGGGATGACGAGGCGGCCAGAAGCCTGCAATGGTTGCGAGGACCGCACGTCGACATCAGCTACGAGTTGCAG ATCATAAAAACGAACGTTTCGGCAGCGAGAGCAACGCAGTATGGCCTCACTCTCAGCAGGAGCATACGGACACCACGTCTCTACAAACCCATCGCCATAACCTGTGGCCTGATGTTCTTCCAACGGTTTTCTGGAGCCAATTCGTTCACCTACTACGCGGTGACAATATTCCGCCAAACACTCGTTGGCATGAACCCACACTGGGCAGCAATCGCCATAGGAATTGTCCAGCTACTCGCGTCGTTGCTTTCAG GTTTCCTCATCGACATAGTCGGCAGGTTGCCGTTGCTGATAGCGAGCACGGTGTTCATGTCGTTGGCGCTGGCCGGTTTTGGAAGCTTCGCGTACTACGACAAGACACGACTATCCCACTTGGAGCAGGTCGAGGTGGTGCCCGCGGGACAGTACGACTGGATACCACTGCTCTGCGTCCTCGTCTTCACGACGGCCCTGGCTTTGGGCATCTCGCCAATATCTTGGCTATTGATTGGGGAGCTATTCCCCCTCGAGTATCGAGGTCTGGGCTCCAGCCTGAGTACGAGTTTCAGCTACGCTTGTGCCTTCCTCGGAGTCAAGCTGTTCGTTGATTTCCAAGag GACCTCGGACTTCACGGTGCGTTTTGGCTCTATTCAGCAATGGCGGTTTGCGGTTTATGCTTCGTCGTATGCTGCGTGCCCGAGACGAAGGGCAAGCAGCTGGACGAGATGAATCCAGACTACGCTCAAGCCCGGTAG